CCGGTATACGATCCGGTGTACGGTCTACCGTAGTCCGGGCGGGTCTAGGCGCGTCTAGCGCCCCTTCCGGGGCCAGAATAACCCACAAATGGCGCGCTCTTTTGCCCCGCGTCTTCGATGCTGATGCAGGGGGGGTAGCCCCTACCCCACCCCCGCCAGGCCCAACCTCCGTCGCCACGACGGCCGCAGCGTCGCGAGGAGCCTCTCCGCCCCCGCGTCCCCCTCGAGGTTGACCAGGAGCCTCGCCTCGTCGCGGGCGGTCTCGAGCAGGCGCGAGTCGCGCAACACGTCGGCGAGGAACTGCAGGTCGGTCATGCCGTGCTGCTGGGTGCCGAAGACCGCCCCCGGGCCGCGAAGCTCGAGGTCGCGCTCGGAGATCCGGAAGCCGTCGTTGGTCTGCGTCATGATCTCCAGGCGCTCGCGGGCGACGCCGAATCCCTCGCCCTCCCCCACCATCAGCACGCAGTAGGAGCGCGCCGCGCCGCGGCCGACCCGGCCGCGCAGCTGGTGGAGCTGCGCGAGGCCGAACCGCTCGGCGTGCTCGACGACCATGACGCTGGCGTTGGGGACGTCGACGCCGACCTCGACGACCGTCGTCGCGACGAGCACGTGGAGTTCCCCGGAGGTGAAGCGCGCCATCGTGCGCTCCTTCTCGTCGGATTTCATCTTGCCGTGCAGGAGACCCACCTTCAGGTCGGGGAACACCGCCTCCTGGAGGTGCGCGGCGAACGCCGTCGCCGCCTTGAGATCGCTTTTCTCCGTCTCCTCGACGAGCGGGACGACGACGTAGACCTGGTGCCCCGCCGCGATCTCCTTCCGGATCCCGGTGTAGACCTTCTCGCGGTCGGCCTCGGCGCGCACCACCGTCGTGATCGGCGTGCGGCCGGGCGGCAGCTCGTCGATCGTGGAGAGGTCGAGGTCGCCGTAGAGGGTCAGCGCGAGCGAGCGCGGGATCGGCGTCGCGGTCATCACCAGCACGTCGGGACGGCTCCCCTTCGACGCGAGCGCCGCCCGCTGCAGGACGCCGAAGCGGTGCTGCTCGTCGACGACCACCATGCCCAGCCGCTTGAAGAGAACCCCCTTCTCGAACAGGGCGTGCGTCCCGACGACGAGGTGGGCGCCCCCCGTCGCGAGCCCCTCGAGGACCGAGCGCCGGCGCGCGGACTTCATCGAGCCGGTGAGCAGCTCGACCCGGTAGTCGGCCCCCTTCGCCGCGAGCAGCCTGCCGACGTTGCGCCAGTGCTGCTCCGCGAGGATCTCCGTCGGAGCCATCAACGCGCCCTGGTAGCCGTTCTCGACGGCGACGAGCAGGGCCATCAGCGCGACGATCGTCTTTCCCGAGCCGACGTCTCCCTGGAGGAGCCGGTTCATCGGGTGCGGCGAGCGGAGATCCTCGCCGATCTCCTTCAGGACCCGCTGCTGCGCGGCGGTGAGCTTGAAGGGGAGCAGGGCGGCGAGCTTGCGCCGAAGTGCGTCGTCGAGGACGTAGGTCCCCACGCGGCGCTCGCGCTCGACCTCGCGCCGGCGCATCGCGAGGGCGAGTTGGAGGAGGAAGATCTCCTCGAAGGCGAGGGCGCGCTGCCCGGGGGTGTGGTGCTCGACGAGCGCCCGCAGGCTCGTTTCGGCGGGCGGGAAGTGGACCTCTCGCAGGGCGTCGAGCCGACCCGGCAGCGATTGACGGGCGAGCGTCTTCCTCGGAACCGTGTCGTGAAGGGTCGCCGGATCGAGGAGCTCGAGCGCGCGCCAGATCAGCAGCCGCTGCATCCGGGAGCTCAGGTCGGCCAGCTTGCGGTAGACGGGGACGATCCGTCCGGTGTGGATCCCCTCCGCGTCGGCGTCGTCGAGCCCCTCGTGATCGGGGTTCTCGAGGATCACCTCCTTGCCGTATCGGTCGAGCGTCGCGCGCCCGAAGACCACGACCCGTCGCCCGGGGGTGAAGACCCGCTGCAGGAAGGGTTGGTTGTAGAAGACCGCCTTGATCGTCCCGCTCCCGTCCTTCAGGACGGCGTGGAAGATCGTGAAGCCGCGGCGGCGGGTGCGGATCAGGCGGGCGGAATCGACCGTGACGTCGAGCGTCGTCTCGGCGCCGCCGGGACGCAGATCCGCGATGCGCGAGAACGCGCGGCGGTCTTCCCAGCGGAACGGGAGGACGTACAGGAGGTCCTCCACCGTCTCGATGCCGGTCTCGACGAGCTTGTCGGCGCGGGCGGGGCCGACGCCCTTCAGGAAGCGAAGGGGGGTGTCCGCCGTCAACATGCCGCGCCGGGCGTCCCCTCGAAGGCTTCGCGGATCGCCTCGCCGCGCGTCCCGGCGCCGAGGAGCGCCATGAGGAGGATCCTCGCCTTCGACGCCGGTAGCCCGCCGGAGAAGACGACCCCGAGATCGCGCAGCGTGGAGCCGCCCCCCTCGTACCCGTACCGCGGCGCGGTGCGCCCCCGGTGGCAGCGGCTGGCGATGACGACCGGCACGTTCAAGTCCCTCGCCGCACGCACGCCGTCGATCATCGCGGGGGGGACGTTTC
The genomic region above belongs to Candidatus Polarisedimenticolaceae bacterium and contains:
- the recG gene encoding ATP-dependent DNA helicase RecG gives rise to the protein MLTADTPLRFLKGVGPARADKLVETGIETVEDLLYVLPFRWEDRRAFSRIADLRPGGAETTLDVTVDSARLIRTRRRGFTIFHAVLKDGSGTIKAVFYNQPFLQRVFTPGRRVVVFGRATLDRYGKEVILENPDHEGLDDADAEGIHTGRIVPVYRKLADLSSRMQRLLIWRALELLDPATLHDTVPRKTLARQSLPGRLDALREVHFPPAETSLRALVEHHTPGQRALAFEEIFLLQLALAMRRREVERERRVGTYVLDDALRRKLAALLPFKLTAAQQRVLKEIGEDLRSPHPMNRLLQGDVGSGKTIVALMALLVAVENGYQGALMAPTEILAEQHWRNVGRLLAAKGADYRVELLTGSMKSARRRSVLEGLATGGAHLVVGTHALFEKGVLFKRLGMVVVDEQHRFGVLQRAALASKGSRPDVLVMTATPIPRSLALTLYGDLDLSTIDELPPGRTPITTVVRAEADREKVYTGIRKEIAAGHQVYVVVPLVEETEKSDLKAATAFAAHLQEAVFPDLKVGLLHGKMKSDEKERTMARFTSGELHVLVATTVVEVGVDVPNASVMVVEHAERFGLAQLHQLRGRVGRGAARSYCVLMVGEGEGFGVARERLEIMTQTNDGFRISERDLELRGPGAVFGTQQHGMTDLQFLADVLRDSRLLETARDEARLLVNLEGDAGAERLLATLRPSWRRRLGLAGVG